From Caretta caretta isolate rCarCar2 chromosome 16, rCarCar1.hap1, whole genome shotgun sequence, the proteins below share one genomic window:
- the TTF1 gene encoding transcription termination factor 1 isoform X2 codes for MKKKNREHSESLESNKKKCMQSVEVCPHSPLLFEDQSSQDIDVHKKKSKKKKTKQEKQDSWLDNSCIGRKCEINNETVTDASKKKTKKKKKQKHSDSEQEQNNVRCIHVNQEVDTTLESVDYIYVNASAKKKKRKKNLSEELDEVNELPGLYEFGNDCRSQKKKKKRKQTSPCDTQEARDETFASSFLSDSEQKSTSSQERNDEVMMSGSSTKMSIPIVPKKCHKTHEGGKSSKEDKADMTKISSVIDENPLDVTADISKVTSKGNNGCSEETVVPVRKIDFPFQSHSEQATSEAKRKLPESVASENEEDQDVGFTESENSMMLNNEEFLESSMYSAMDLETLKRKLEEFIPQVWTMSETTVLKMAGRDLIRFKKFKEQGKPIKFGRFSQKENTQIQKNVEDFLSLTEIENAEKLLFTYRYPEEQEAITKLKTKYAFGMKIAEGIPRPWKQVYFRARKMFDPNNYKGRYSEDEKERLKKYHAIHGNNWKKISEMMSRSTHSVAMKYSQIKSQVNSGPWSKEETQKLVQAVKETIQQRADLEDITSLLQAENSDGTLSVEREKLYKNISWTEIEAKVGTRYWRQCKQKWISIVTKKMSNGQNVYGGTKGLQAKMDLIKRLYEMKVEDANEVNWEELCEIFGDVPEAYVQAKFYKLKATSVPSWQTKSFPGVSSQCTDIFWCLH; via the exons ATGAAGAAGAAAAACAGAGAACATAGCGAGAGCCTTGAAAGCAACAAAAAGAAATGTATGCAGAGTGTGGAAGTTTGCCCTCATTCTCCTTTGCTCTTTGAAGATCAGTCTTCCCAGGACATTGATGTTcataaaaagaaatcaaaaaaaaagaaaaccaagcaAGAGAAACAAGACTCTTGGCTAGATAATTCTTGTATCGGTAGGAAGTGTGAAATTAATAATGAAACTGTAACAGATGcttccaaaaagaaaacaaagaaaaaaaagaaacagaaacacaGTGATAGTGAGCAGGAGCAAAATAATGTACGCTGTATCCATGTGAACCAGGAGGTGGACACAACTTTGGAGAGTGTTGATTATATTTATGTAAATGCATCTgctaagaagaaaaaaagaaaaaagaatttgtCAGAAGAGCTGGATGAGGTAAACGAACTGCCTGGCTTGTATGAATTTGGAAATGATTGCAgaagccaaaaaaagaaaaaaaagagaaaacagacCAGCCCCTGTGATACACAAGAAGCCAGAGATGAAACCTTCGCATCATCGTTTTTGTCAGATTCAGAACAAAAGTCTACGTCCTCTCAAGAAAGGAATGATGAGGTTATGATGTCAGGGTCATCTACTAAAATGAGCATCCCAATAGTGccaaaaaaatgccacaaaaCCCATGAAGGTGGAAAATCCTCCAAAGAAGATAAGGCTGATATGACAAAGATTTCTTCAGTAATTGATGAAAATCCTCTGGATGTGACTGCTGACATTTCTAAGGTTACTTCAAAGGGTAATAATGGCTGTTCTGAAGAAACTGTGGTACCAGTTAGAAAGATTGATTTCCCTTTCCAGTCACACTCTGAACAAGCAACCTCAGAAGCTAAGAGAAA GTTACCAGAGTCTGTGGCATCTGAAAATGAGGAAGACCAGGATGTTGGATTTACAGAATCTGAAAACTCTATGATGTTGAATAATGAAGAGTTCCTTGAAAGTTCCATGTATTCAGCAATGGATTTGGAGACTCTCAAAAGGAAACTGGAGGAGTTTATTCCTCAAGTGTGGACAATGTCAGAAACAACAGTCCTAAAGATGGCTGGGAGAGACCTGATCAGGTTTAAAAAGTTTAAAGAACAAG GTAAGCCTATCAAGTTTGGCAGGTTTTCTCAGAAGGAAAATACTCAAATACAGAAGAATGTTGAAGACTTTTTATCGCTTACAGAAATAGAGAATGCAGAGAAACTATTATTTACCTACCGGTACCCAGAAGAGCAAGAAGCCAtcaccaaattaaaaacaaaatatgctttTGGTATGAAGATTG CTGAAGGGATTCCACGGCCCTGGAAACAGGTATATTTTCGGGCAAGGAAGATGTTTGACCCAAACAACTATAAAGGGAG GTATTCTGAGGACGaaaaagaaagattaaagaaGTATCATGCTATACATGGCAACAACTGGAAGAAAATTTCTGAGATGATGTCCCGCAGTACCCACTCAGTTGCAATGAAGTATTCTCAGATTAAGTCCC AGGTTAATTCTGGTCCTTGGAGTAAGGAGGAGACACAGAAGCTAGTTCAAGCAGTGAAGGAGACCATTCAGCAGAGGGCTGATTTGGAAGACATAACATCCTTGCTACAGGCAGAGAATTCAGATGGAACTCTCTCAGTTGAACGTGAAAAACTGTACAAGAACATATCTTGGACTGAGATAGAGGCTAAAGTGGGAACCAGATATTGGAGACAGTGTAAACAGAAATG GATTTCAATTGTAACAAAGAAAATGTCCAATGGGCAGAATGTATATGGTGGGACTAAAGGTTTACAGGCCAAAATGGATCTTATTAAAAG ATTGTATGAAATGAAGGTAGAAGACGCTAATGAAGTGAACTGGGAAGAGCTCTGTGAGATATTTGG AGATGTCCCTGAAGCCTATGTTCAAGCCAAATTTTACAAGTTAAAAGCTACCAGTGTCCCTTCTTGGCAAACAAAGTCTTTTCCCG GGGTTTCTTCACAGTGCACTGATATATTCTGGTGTCTTCATTGA
- the TTF1 gene encoding transcription termination factor 1 isoform X1 produces the protein MKKKNREHSESLESNKKKCMQSVEVCPHSPLLFEDQSSQDIDVHKKKSKKKKTKQEKQDSWLDNSCIGRKCEINNETVTDASKKKTKKKKKQKHSDSEQEQNNVRCIHVNQEVDTTLESVDYIYVNASAKKKKRKKNLSEELDEVNELPGLYEFGNDCRSQKKKKKRKQTSPCDTQEARDETFASSFLSDSEQKSTSSQERNDEVMMSGSSTKMSIPIVPKKCHKTHEGGKSSKEDKADMTKISSVIDENPLDVTADISKVTSKGNNGCSEETVVPVRKIDFPFQSHSEQATSEAKRKLPESVASENEEDQDVGFTESENSMMLNNEEFLESSMYSAMDLETLKRKLEEFIPQVWTMSETTVLKMAGRDLIRFKKFKEQGKPIKFGRFSQKENTQIQKNVEDFLSLTEIENAEKLLFTYRYPEEQEAITKLKTKYAFGMKIAEGIPRPWKQVYFRARKMFDPNNYKGRYSEDEKERLKKYHAIHGNNWKKISEMMSRSTHSVAMKYSQIKSQVNSGPWSKEETQKLVQAVKETIQQRADLEDITSLLQAENSDGTLSVEREKLYKNISWTEIEAKVGTRYWRQCKQKWISIVTKKMSNGQNVYGGTKGLQAKMDLIKRLYEMKVEDANEVNWEELCEIFGDVPEAYVQAKFYKLKATSVPSWQTKSFPEIIDYLYAETLPLLEERLEKRHKGPQSWDRSSSSCEKKVFQFSDIFDNCEDDVDDND, from the exons ATGAAGAAGAAAAACAGAGAACATAGCGAGAGCCTTGAAAGCAACAAAAAGAAATGTATGCAGAGTGTGGAAGTTTGCCCTCATTCTCCTTTGCTCTTTGAAGATCAGTCTTCCCAGGACATTGATGTTcataaaaagaaatcaaaaaaaaagaaaaccaagcaAGAGAAACAAGACTCTTGGCTAGATAATTCTTGTATCGGTAGGAAGTGTGAAATTAATAATGAAACTGTAACAGATGcttccaaaaagaaaacaaagaaaaaaaagaaacagaaacacaGTGATAGTGAGCAGGAGCAAAATAATGTACGCTGTATCCATGTGAACCAGGAGGTGGACACAACTTTGGAGAGTGTTGATTATATTTATGTAAATGCATCTgctaagaagaaaaaaagaaaaaagaatttgtCAGAAGAGCTGGATGAGGTAAACGAACTGCCTGGCTTGTATGAATTTGGAAATGATTGCAgaagccaaaaaaagaaaaaaaagagaaaacagacCAGCCCCTGTGATACACAAGAAGCCAGAGATGAAACCTTCGCATCATCGTTTTTGTCAGATTCAGAACAAAAGTCTACGTCCTCTCAAGAAAGGAATGATGAGGTTATGATGTCAGGGTCATCTACTAAAATGAGCATCCCAATAGTGccaaaaaaatgccacaaaaCCCATGAAGGTGGAAAATCCTCCAAAGAAGATAAGGCTGATATGACAAAGATTTCTTCAGTAATTGATGAAAATCCTCTGGATGTGACTGCTGACATTTCTAAGGTTACTTCAAAGGGTAATAATGGCTGTTCTGAAGAAACTGTGGTACCAGTTAGAAAGATTGATTTCCCTTTCCAGTCACACTCTGAACAAGCAACCTCAGAAGCTAAGAGAAA GTTACCAGAGTCTGTGGCATCTGAAAATGAGGAAGACCAGGATGTTGGATTTACAGAATCTGAAAACTCTATGATGTTGAATAATGAAGAGTTCCTTGAAAGTTCCATGTATTCAGCAATGGATTTGGAGACTCTCAAAAGGAAACTGGAGGAGTTTATTCCTCAAGTGTGGACAATGTCAGAAACAACAGTCCTAAAGATGGCTGGGAGAGACCTGATCAGGTTTAAAAAGTTTAAAGAACAAG GTAAGCCTATCAAGTTTGGCAGGTTTTCTCAGAAGGAAAATACTCAAATACAGAAGAATGTTGAAGACTTTTTATCGCTTACAGAAATAGAGAATGCAGAGAAACTATTATTTACCTACCGGTACCCAGAAGAGCAAGAAGCCAtcaccaaattaaaaacaaaatatgctttTGGTATGAAGATTG CTGAAGGGATTCCACGGCCCTGGAAACAGGTATATTTTCGGGCAAGGAAGATGTTTGACCCAAACAACTATAAAGGGAG GTATTCTGAGGACGaaaaagaaagattaaagaaGTATCATGCTATACATGGCAACAACTGGAAGAAAATTTCTGAGATGATGTCCCGCAGTACCCACTCAGTTGCAATGAAGTATTCTCAGATTAAGTCCC AGGTTAATTCTGGTCCTTGGAGTAAGGAGGAGACACAGAAGCTAGTTCAAGCAGTGAAGGAGACCATTCAGCAGAGGGCTGATTTGGAAGACATAACATCCTTGCTACAGGCAGAGAATTCAGATGGAACTCTCTCAGTTGAACGTGAAAAACTGTACAAGAACATATCTTGGACTGAGATAGAGGCTAAAGTGGGAACCAGATATTGGAGACAGTGTAAACAGAAATG GATTTCAATTGTAACAAAGAAAATGTCCAATGGGCAGAATGTATATGGTGGGACTAAAGGTTTACAGGCCAAAATGGATCTTATTAAAAG ATTGTATGAAATGAAGGTAGAAGACGCTAATGAAGTGAACTGGGAAGAGCTCTGTGAGATATTTGG AGATGTCCCTGAAGCCTATGTTCAAGCCAAATTTTACAAGTTAAAAGCTACCAGTGTCCCTTCTTGGCAAACAAAGTCTTTTCCCG aaataatcgATTACCTTTATGCTGAGACACTTCCATTGCTTGAGGAAAGATTAGAAAAAAGGCACAAGGGTCCTCAGAGTTGGGACAGGTCGTCTTCCAGCTGCGAGAAAAAGGTTTTCCAGTTTAGCGACATCTTTGACAACTGTGAAGATGATGTTGATGACAATGACTGA